Proteins encoded together in one Rhizobium bangladeshense window:
- a CDS encoding NUDIX hydrolase: protein MTVWRPPQQIRVKVIGLAWRENRLLAAEVEDDNGRIKGVRPLGGSIEFGETRERALHREIREELGTEIRIVGPWHLLENIFEHHGALGHEFIFAADIELADKTLYECDEIRYCELDETAATARWFGRDMLRDTALELYPTGLETVLSRWRD from the coding sequence ATGACCGTCTGGCGCCCGCCGCAGCAGATCAGGGTGAAAGTGATCGGCCTTGCCTGGCGGGAGAACCGGCTGCTAGCCGCGGAAGTGGAAGATGACAACGGCCGCATCAAGGGTGTCCGGCCGCTCGGCGGCTCGATCGAATTCGGCGAGACACGCGAACGGGCCCTGCACCGCGAAATCCGGGAGGAGCTCGGGACGGAAATCCGCATCGTCGGCCCCTGGCATCTTCTCGAAAACATCTTCGAACACCATGGCGCACTCGGCCACGAATTCATCTTCGCGGCCGATATCGAACTGGCGGATAAAACCCTCTACGAGTGCGATGAGATCCGCTATTGCGAGCTGGATGAGACGGCGGCGACGGCACGCTGGTTCGGCCGCGACATGCTGCGGGACACCGCGCTTGAACTCTATCCCACGGGTCTCGAGACGGTGCTGTCGCGCTGGCGTGATTGA
- a CDS encoding ABC transporter ATP-binding protein, which yields MSGLTLQNIVKDFSVIRAVDNVDLTVPHGAFVCLLGPSGCGKTTLLRMIAGLDLPTSGRITLNGKDITRTPTHQRELGMVFQSLALFPHLTVGENIAYPLRIRGRPKDEQAKRVEELLAMIYLPGYADRAVSKLSGGQRQRVAIARALAISPKLFLLDEPLSALDAKLREAMQVELRQLHQRLGITTIAVTHDQREAMTMADTVVVMNGGQIRQAASPTEIYRRPADSFVADFIGQTNLVEARREGGAVSILGQPVADLSLSPGIERATLSIRPEDVRLGPPKVGALTGEVTFVRDLGGVVETFVNVGGQQFIAVSTPRERPDVAVGQTVGIALTDRDCVVLDK from the coding sequence ATGTCGGGACTCACGCTTCAGAATATCGTCAAGGACTTCAGCGTCATTCGCGCCGTCGACAATGTCGACCTGACGGTGCCGCACGGCGCATTCGTCTGTCTGCTCGGCCCCTCCGGCTGCGGCAAGACGACCTTGCTGCGCATGATCGCAGGTCTCGATCTGCCGACATCGGGCCGCATCACGCTCAACGGGAAAGACATCACCAGGACGCCGACGCACCAGCGTGAACTTGGCATGGTGTTCCAGTCGCTGGCGCTGTTCCCGCACCTGACGGTGGGCGAGAATATCGCCTACCCACTGCGCATTCGCGGCCGTCCGAAGGACGAGCAGGCGAAGCGTGTCGAAGAGCTGCTGGCGATGATTTATTTGCCAGGCTACGCTGATCGCGCCGTGTCGAAACTTTCCGGAGGCCAGCGGCAGCGCGTCGCAATTGCAAGGGCACTGGCGATTTCGCCAAAACTCTTTCTGCTCGACGAGCCGCTGTCGGCGCTTGATGCCAAGCTGCGCGAAGCCATGCAGGTGGAGCTTCGCCAGCTTCATCAGCGGCTCGGCATCACCACGATCGCCGTCACGCACGATCAGCGCGAGGCGATGACCATGGCCGATACGGTCGTGGTCATGAACGGCGGTCAGATACGCCAGGCGGCGTCGCCGACCGAGATTTATCGCAGACCGGCAGACAGCTTCGTCGCGGATTTCATTGGCCAGACAAATCTGGTCGAGGCCAGGCGAGAGGGCGGCGCGGTCAGCATATTGGGGCAGCCGGTCGCCGACCTGTCGCTGTCGCCAGGGATCGAGCGCGCCACGCTCTCGATCCGGCCGGAAGACGTGCGCCTGGGCCCGCCGAAGGTCGGTGCACTGACGGGCGAGGTCACCTTCGTGCGCGATCTCGGCGGCGTCGTCGAAACCTTTGTCAATGTCGGCGGTCAGCAGTTCATTGCGGTCTCGACGCCGCGCGAGCGCCCCGATGTGGCGGTTGGCCAGACGGTGGGCATTGCGCTCACCGACAGGGACTGCGTGGTGCTCGACAAATGA
- a CDS encoding ABC transporter permease, whose translation MRREAPQTLGDYAPLAFPAIMLIVFFVVPFGTMISVSFFKRQQGAFYTPDFVFDNYVRFLSAFFGGVLSFSLILAIAVAVMCVVLALPFTYLLIRMKRSTQVVWLVALLSILSLSEVIIGFAWSTLFSRTAGITNLFVWLGLMQQAVALTPSIGAVVTGMVYQAFPYTVLVLYPALVRLDPTLSEAARTLGASPVKAFFTVVVPALRDTIVATLIMVFIFALGSYLLPQLLGRPQHWTFSVHITDQAIYQSNMPFAAAMAVFLVLVTLALVALTLLVGRRGGAIK comes from the coding sequence ATGAGACGCGAAGCCCCCCAGACGCTTGGCGACTATGCCCCGCTAGCCTTCCCGGCGATCATGCTGATCGTCTTCTTCGTCGTGCCTTTCGGCACCATGATTTCCGTCAGCTTCTTCAAGCGCCAGCAGGGCGCCTTCTACACGCCTGATTTTGTCTTCGACAATTATGTCCGCTTCCTCTCTGCCTTCTTTGGCGGGGTGCTCAGCTTCTCGCTGATCCTTGCGATTGCGGTGGCCGTCATGTGTGTCGTTCTGGCCCTGCCTTTCACATATCTGCTCATCCGTATGAAGCGGAGCACCCAGGTGGTCTGGCTGGTCGCACTCCTTTCGATCCTGTCCCTTTCTGAGGTAATCATCGGTTTCGCCTGGTCGACGCTGTTTTCGCGGACGGCCGGCATCACCAACCTATTCGTGTGGCTCGGCCTCATGCAGCAGGCAGTCGCCCTGACACCGAGCATCGGGGCCGTTGTCACCGGCATGGTCTACCAGGCCTTCCCCTACACGGTCCTGGTCCTCTATCCCGCTCTGGTGCGGCTTGATCCGACGCTTTCGGAGGCCGCGCGTACGCTCGGCGCTTCGCCGGTCAAGGCATTCTTCACCGTCGTCGTGCCTGCGCTGCGCGATACGATCGTCGCCACGCTGATCATGGTCTTCATCTTCGCGCTCGGGTCCTATCTGTTGCCTCAACTGCTCGGCCGCCCGCAGCACTGGACTTTTTCCGTGCACATTACCGACCAGGCGATCTATCAATCGAACATGCCCTTCGCGGCTGCCATGGCGGTTTTCCTGGTGTTGGTCACACTGGCCCTTGTAGCGCTGACCCTGCTCGTTGGCCGCCGAGGAGGGGCGATCAAATGA
- a CDS encoding ABC transporter permease, producing the protein MTILRNVLFGVVGLFLALPLIVVAGVSVNARQSLTFPPQGFSPGWYGQIFLDMEWRNALIASLVLALSSAALAVLIALPLAWFLWRRYAPWANIFQLLGVAPFTLPPVITALGLLTFWATTGFYGQSWTAVIGHAIFFVTLPLVTISLGFSAIDRSLVEAASTLGGDDRTVFRTIVLPLISPYIVSGYAFAFVLSLNEYIVAYMTVGFTMETLPIKIFNSLRYGYTPTMGAVTVLFVATAAIVFSLVARFGDLPKLLGAMTSSEP; encoded by the coding sequence ATGACTATTCTCCGCAACGTTCTTTTCGGGGTCGTCGGACTGTTTCTCGCTCTGCCGCTGATCGTCGTCGCCGGGGTGTCGGTCAACGCCAGGCAGAGCCTCACCTTCCCGCCGCAAGGCTTCTCGCCCGGCTGGTATGGTCAGATATTTCTCGACATGGAATGGCGCAACGCGCTGATCGCGTCGCTTGTGCTGGCGCTGTCGTCGGCGGCGCTGGCAGTGCTGATCGCCTTGCCGCTAGCCTGGTTCCTATGGCGCCGCTACGCGCCCTGGGCCAATATCTTTCAGTTGCTCGGCGTAGCGCCCTTTACCTTGCCGCCGGTTATCACGGCGCTCGGCCTGCTGACTTTCTGGGCCACGACCGGATTTTACGGCCAGTCCTGGACGGCGGTGATCGGCCACGCCATTTTCTTCGTCACGCTGCCGCTGGTAACCATTTCGCTCGGCTTTTCTGCGATCGACCGCTCGCTGGTAGAGGCCGCCTCGACCTTGGGAGGCGACGACCGCACGGTGTTCCGAACCATCGTTCTGCCACTGATCTCGCCGTACATCGTGTCGGGCTACGCTTTTGCCTTTGTACTGTCGCTCAACGAATACATCGTTGCCTACATGACGGTCGGTTTCACGATGGAAACGCTGCCGATCAAGATCTTCAATTCGCTGCGTTACGGCTACACTCCGACCATGGGGGCGGTGACGGTCCTGTTTGTGGCGACGGCAGCGATCGTCTTCAGCCTCGTCGCGCGCTTCGGCGACCTTCCGAAACTGCTGGGCGCGATGACGTCAAGCGAACCGTGA
- the zwf gene encoding glucose-6-phosphate dehydrogenase, giving the protein MHAAPTPPVTLVIFGATGDLTRRLLVPAIINLTRQRLVGEDLNILGIGIEPGDDEFLRGRLDAFLNHLNGEEQTEKDEAWESLRQRISYMSGDFTREDVFVEIGERLGPNANAAFYLAVPPSFFGTIVEKLAAHGLTDESDGVFRRVAIEKPFGTDLASARALNAQILAQVNESQVYRLDHFLGKETVQNLMTARFANMIIESLWNSRYIDHVQITAAEIVDVGSRGKFYDATGALRDMVPNHLFQLLAMIAMEPPNSFDAEAIRNEKSKVLKALRIYTPEEAKTHGVRGAYAAGPLNGVELPAYRDSRDVSPDSRTETFVALKLYADTWRWAGVPFYLRTGKAMTARDTEIVITFQPVPFAQFRETEVNRRLPPNRLVIQVQPDEGMSMEISIKSPGLSVDTTPVSLDFRYADKFDIGKTTGYESLLYDLFIGDQTLFQRADGIEAGWAAVQPFLDIWSKDPSTPEAYAPGSMGPTCADELIERDGRKWHELGVILHHESKKDK; this is encoded by the coding sequence ATGCACGCTGCCCCTACCCCGCCGGTCACCCTCGTCATCTTCGGCGCGACGGGCGACCTGACGCGCCGCCTGCTGGTGCCGGCGATCATCAACCTGACGCGCCAGCGCCTCGTCGGTGAGGATCTCAATATCCTCGGCATCGGCATCGAGCCGGGCGACGACGAATTCCTGCGCGGGCGGCTCGATGCCTTTCTCAATCATCTGAACGGCGAGGAACAGACGGAGAAGGACGAGGCCTGGGAGAGCCTGCGCCAACGCATTTCCTATATGTCGGGCGATTTCACCAGGGAGGATGTTTTCGTCGAGATCGGCGAACGGCTGGGACCGAACGCCAATGCCGCCTTCTACCTCGCGGTGCCGCCGTCCTTCTTCGGCACGATCGTCGAGAAACTTGCCGCCCATGGGCTGACCGATGAAAGCGACGGCGTCTTTCGCCGCGTCGCCATCGAGAAGCCGTTCGGCACCGATCTCGCCTCGGCGCGGGCGCTCAATGCGCAAATCCTCGCCCAAGTCAACGAAAGCCAAGTCTACCGGCTCGACCACTTCCTCGGCAAGGAGACGGTGCAGAACCTGATGACGGCGCGTTTCGCCAACATGATCATCGAATCGCTGTGGAACAGCCGCTATATCGACCATGTGCAGATCACCGCCGCCGAGATCGTCGATGTCGGCAGCCGCGGCAAATTCTATGACGCCACAGGCGCGCTGCGCGACATGGTGCCGAACCATCTCTTCCAACTGCTGGCGATGATCGCCATGGAGCCGCCGAACAGCTTCGATGCCGAAGCTATCCGCAATGAGAAGAGCAAAGTGTTGAAGGCCTTGCGCATCTATACGCCCGAGGAGGCAAAGACGCATGGCGTGCGCGGCGCCTATGCGGCCGGCCCGCTCAATGGCGTCGAGCTTCCGGCCTATCGCGACAGCAGGGACGTCTCACCCGACAGCCGGACCGAGACCTTCGTGGCGCTGAAGCTCTATGCCGATACCTGGCGGTGGGCGGGTGTGCCCTTCTACCTCAGAACCGGCAAGGCAATGACGGCGCGCGACACGGAGATCGTCATCACCTTCCAGCCGGTGCCCTTCGCGCAGTTCCGGGAAACCGAGGTCAATCGACGCCTGCCGCCGAACCGGCTGGTGATCCAGGTGCAGCCGGACGAGGGCATGAGCATGGAGATCTCGATCAAGTCGCCGGGGCTTTCGGTCGATACGACGCCGGTGTCGCTCGACTTCCGCTATGCCGACAAATTCGACATTGGCAAGACCACCGGATACGAGTCGCTGCTCTACGACCTCTTCATCGGCGACCAGACGCTGTTCCAGCGCGCTGACGGCATCGAGGCCGGCTGGGCGGCGGTGCAGCCCTTCCTCGACATCTGGAGCAAGGACCCGAGCACGCCCGAAGCTTACGCGCCTGGCAGCATGGGGCCAACCTGCGCCGACGAGCTCATCGAGCGCGACGGACGCAAATGGCATGAACTCGGCGTCATCCTGCACCACGAGAGCAAGAAGGACAAATAG
- a CDS encoding Ldh family oxidoreductase, producing the protein MSVEALQNRVVAIFERAGLNKIQAVALAHVIVAGERDACKSHGIYRIEGALRTVKAGKVKPDAAPVLAPDDGSAIVRVDAQGGFASAAFELGVPALAERARRLGIAAMVINDCSHFSALWPEVEALTAHGLAALVMCPSYATVAPSGGSKPLLGTNPFAFGWPRKDQPPYVFDFATSVAARGEIELHRRAGKQLSDGWAIDAEGNPTTDPVAALEGAMMPFGGHKGSAIATMIELLAGIMIGDLTSPEVLDYLGTTTLAPFHGELIIAISPQNFARGRPGDPFARAEILFETIVGQGARLPSQRRFAARIKSEAEGISLTAAEIAQLDALLAGGLAAVK; encoded by the coding sequence ATGAGCGTCGAAGCCCTGCAAAATCGAGTCGTTGCCATCTTCGAGCGCGCAGGCTTGAACAAGATCCAGGCGGTGGCTTTGGCCCATGTCATCGTGGCCGGTGAGCGCGATGCCTGCAAGTCGCACGGAATTTACCGCATCGAGGGTGCGCTGCGCACGGTAAAGGCGGGCAAGGTGAAGCCCGATGCCGCTCCTGTCCTTGCGCCGGATGACGGCAGCGCCATCGTCAGGGTCGACGCGCAGGGCGGTTTCGCCAGTGCGGCGTTTGAACTTGGCGTACCCGCCCTGGCGGAACGCGCCAGGCGGCTTGGCATCGCCGCCATGGTCATCAACGATTGCTCGCACTTCTCGGCCCTGTGGCCCGAGGTCGAGGCACTGACCGCGCATGGCCTGGCAGCATTGGTGATGTGCCCGAGCTATGCGACGGTTGCCCCATCCGGAGGCAGCAAGCCTCTGCTGGGCACCAATCCATTTGCCTTCGGCTGGCCTCGCAAGGACCAGCCGCCCTACGTGTTCGATTTTGCCACGTCGGTGGCGGCGCGCGGTGAGATCGAACTGCACCGCCGCGCTGGCAAGCAACTGTCGGACGGTTGGGCGATCGATGCTGAAGGCAATCCCACCACTGACCCGGTTGCTGCGCTCGAAGGCGCAATGATGCCCTTCGGCGGCCACAAGGGGTCCGCCATCGCCACCATGATAGAACTGCTCGCCGGAATCATGATCGGCGATCTCACCAGCCCCGAGGTTCTGGACTACCTCGGAACGACGACCTTGGCGCCGTTTCATGGCGAACTGATCATTGCAATATCACCCCAGAACTTCGCCAGGGGCCGCCCCGGCGATCCGTTCGCGCGCGCCGAAATCCTCTTCGAAACGATCGTCGGACAAGGCGCGCGGCTGCCATCGCAGCGCCGCTTCGCCGCGCGGATCAAATCGGAAGCCGAAGGGATCAGCCTGACTGCAGCGGAGATCGCCCAGCTGGATGCGCTGCTGGCTGGCGGACTGGCCGCCGTTAAATAA
- the speB gene encoding agmatinase, which translates to MSWNETKLSELRARYGDSHGGELHHPEFRKVAEKIFNKSGTRLAPYSGIPTFLSAPLMQVDNENPDFGDLQVAILGVPMDLGVTNRPGSRFGPRALRAIERIGPYNHVLGCAPVQELRVADIGDVAFQSRYRLELSHEDIEKRVAQIVAAGVLPLSVGGDHSITHPILRAVGKERPVGMIHIDAHCDTGGAYDLTKFHHGGPFRNAVLDGVLDPTRVIQIGIRGSAEYLWEFSYASGMTVIHAEEISAMGIPAIIEKAKAVIGDGPTYLSFDIDSLDPSFAPGTGTPEIGGFTTREALELIRGFKGVNLVGGDVVEVAPQYDATTNTAHAGAQMLFEILSLMAFSPAIRRAT; encoded by the coding sequence ATGTCCTGGAATGAAACCAAGCTTTCCGAACTCCGAGCGAGATATGGCGACAGCCACGGCGGTGAGCTGCACCATCCTGAGTTCCGCAAGGTCGCGGAGAAGATCTTCAACAAGAGCGGCACCCGGCTCGCGCCCTATTCGGGAATCCCGACATTCCTCTCCGCCCCGCTGATGCAGGTCGACAACGAGAATCCGGATTTCGGTGATCTGCAGGTCGCGATCCTCGGCGTGCCGATGGATCTGGGCGTGACGAACCGCCCGGGCTCGCGCTTCGGACCGCGCGCGTTGCGCGCCATTGAGCGTATCGGGCCTTATAACCATGTGCTCGGCTGCGCGCCGGTTCAGGAACTGCGCGTGGCAGACATTGGCGATGTGGCGTTTCAGAGCCGTTACCGGCTGGAATTGTCGCATGAAGATATCGAAAAACGCGTCGCGCAGATCGTTGCCGCAGGTGTGCTGCCGCTCTCGGTAGGCGGTGACCACTCGATCACTCATCCGATTCTGAGGGCCGTCGGCAAGGAGCGGCCGGTCGGCATGATCCATATCGACGCCCATTGCGATACCGGCGGTGCTTACGACCTGACCAAGTTCCACCACGGCGGGCCGTTCCGCAACGCCGTGCTCGACGGTGTGCTCGACCCGACGCGCGTGATTCAGATCGGCATTCGCGGCTCGGCTGAATATCTCTGGGAGTTTTCTTACGCCTCGGGCATGACGGTGATCCATGCCGAGGAGATCTCGGCAATGGGCATCCCTGCAATCATCGAAAAGGCGAAGGCCGTCATCGGCGATGGGCCGACCTATCTTTCCTTCGACATCGACAGCCTCGATCCGTCTTTCGCGCCGGGCACCGGAACGCCGGAGATCGGCGGCTTCACCACCCGCGAGGCGCTGGAGCTCATCCGGGGGTTCAAGGGCGTGAACCTGGTCGGTGGCGATGTCGTCGAGGTCGCGCCCCAGTATGACGCCACCACCAACACAGCCCATGCCGGCGCGCAGATGCTGTTCGAAATATTGAGCCTGATGGCGTTCAGCCCGGCAATCCGCCGTGCCACCTGA
- a CDS encoding helicase HerA-like C-terminal domain-containing protein — protein sequence MIEDGRIFIGASRNPDDSINKPEYLDLKFGNRHGLVTGATGTGKTVTLQVLAEGFSRAGVPVFAADIKGDLSGIAARGEPKDFLTKRAEQIGFADYEFDQFPVIFWDLFGQKGHRVRTTVAEMGPLLLARLMDASEPQEGVINIAFKIADEAGLPLLDLKDFTSLLNYMGENASELSSQYGLISRASVGSIQRALLVLEQQGAEHFFGEPALKISDIMRTSNNGYGQISVLAADKLMMNPRLYATFLLWLLSELFEELPEVGDPEKPKLVFFFDEAHLLFNDAPKVLIERVEQVVRLIRSKGVGVYFVTQNPLDVPETVLAQLGNRVQHALRAYSPREQKAVKTAAETFRPNPAFDCATIITNLGTGEALVSTLEAKGAPSIVERTLIRPPSGRVGPLTDGERQQVMDKSPVLGAYDEDVDRESAFEMLTARAKKAAEAEAAKRAQAEAAEQPGTTSGWSLPGFGGDEDNRQGRGQSRGRSSGYQRETVMEAAMKSVARTVATQVGRALVRGILGSLKR from the coding sequence ATGATCGAGGACGGCAGGATTTTCATCGGCGCGAGCCGCAATCCCGACGACAGCATCAACAAGCCGGAATATCTCGACCTGAAATTCGGCAATCGCCACGGCCTCGTCACCGGCGCCACCGGCACCGGCAAGACGGTGACGCTGCAGGTGCTGGCGGAAGGCTTTTCCCGGGCCGGCGTGCCGGTCTTTGCGGCCGACATCAAGGGCGATCTGTCCGGCATCGCCGCCAGGGGCGAGCCCAAGGACTTCCTCACCAAGCGGGCCGAACAGATCGGTTTTGCCGATTATGAGTTCGACCAGTTCCCGGTGATTTTCTGGGATCTGTTCGGGCAGAAGGGCCACCGGGTGCGCACCACCGTCGCCGAGATGGGGCCGCTGCTGCTCGCCCGGCTGATGGATGCCTCCGAGCCGCAGGAAGGCGTCATCAACATCGCCTTCAAGATCGCCGACGAAGCCGGGCTGCCGCTGCTCGACCTCAAGGATTTCACCTCGCTCCTGAATTATATGGGCGAGAACGCCTCCGAGCTCTCCAGCCAGTACGGCCTGATCTCCAGGGCCTCGGTCGGCTCGATCCAGCGGGCGCTGCTCGTGCTCGAACAGCAGGGTGCCGAGCATTTCTTCGGTGAGCCGGCGCTGAAGATATCCGACATCATGCGCACCAGCAACAATGGCTACGGCCAGATCTCGGTGCTTGCCGCCGACAAGCTGATGATGAATCCGCGCCTTTACGCCACTTTCCTGCTCTGGCTGCTGTCGGAGCTGTTCGAGGAACTGCCTGAAGTGGGCGATCCGGAAAAGCCGAAACTCGTCTTCTTCTTCGACGAAGCCCATCTGCTCTTCAACGACGCGCCGAAGGTGCTGATCGAACGGGTCGAGCAGGTGGTGCGGCTGATCCGCTCCAAGGGCGTCGGCGTCTATTTCGTGACGCAGAACCCGCTCGACGTGCCGGAAACGGTGCTCGCCCAGCTCGGCAACCGCGTCCAGCATGCGCTGCGCGCCTATTCGCCGCGCGAACAGAAGGCGGTGAAGACGGCCGCCGAGACGTTCCGGCCGAACCCGGCCTTCGACTGCGCCACGATCATTACCAATCTTGGCACTGGCGAGGCGCTGGTCTCGACCCTGGAGGCCAAGGGTGCGCCGTCGATCGTCGAGCGCACGCTGATCCGCCCGCCGTCCGGCCGCGTCGGCCCGCTGACCGATGGCGAGCGCCAGCAGGTGATGGACAAGAGCCCCGTTCTCGGCGCCTATGACGAGGACGTCGACCGCGAATCCGCCTTCGAAATGCTGACGGCGCGCGCCAAAAAGGCGGCTGAAGCCGAGGCCGCCAAGCGGGCGCAGGCAGAAGCGGCAGAGCAGCCGGGCACGACCTCCGGCTGGAGCCTGCCGGGCTTCGGCGGCGATGAGGACAACCGCCAGGGCCGTGGCCAATCACGCGGCAGGTCTTCCGGCTACCAGCGCGAAACGGTGATGGAGGCGGCGATGAAGAGCGTCGCCCGAACGGTCGCCACCCAGGTCGGCCGGGCACTGGTGCGCGGGATCCTGGGGAGCTTGAAGCGGTAG
- a CDS encoding ABC transporter substrate-binding protein: MTKLTMNRRTVLGVGIGAGVAMLAMPNVLRAQDKSLKVGVYGGYFKDSFDKNIFPEFTKATGIAVESVAEPTGEAWLVQMQQAAKAGQAPADVSMMSQVSMRKGQATELWAPLDLAKIKNSSNLLERFINKYPDGRVAGIGAVSWFITLVTNTDVYKEAPTSWTALWDPANADKLGLLALVSNSFLLDVTAKTYFGGAQALDTEENILKVFAKLAELKPNVRLWYRDEAQFEQALKSGEIPMGQYYHDVTGLAAADGQPVRSTFPKEGGIQDAGSWALSKASQKTEEAHIFIDYMCQPSMQAVLSRKVGTSPTVKRETTDLNEKEFAAVSSDIEPIIPHYDMYISKADWLNEKWTEMIAS, translated from the coding sequence ATGACGAAATTGACAATGAACCGCCGCACCGTGCTCGGCGTCGGAATAGGTGCTGGTGTAGCCATGTTGGCAATGCCCAATGTGCTGCGCGCTCAGGACAAGTCGCTGAAGGTCGGTGTTTATGGCGGCTATTTCAAGGACTCATTCGACAAGAACATCTTTCCGGAGTTCACCAAGGCGACCGGCATAGCGGTCGAATCCGTCGCAGAGCCGACCGGCGAGGCCTGGCTGGTGCAGATGCAGCAGGCAGCCAAGGCAGGCCAGGCGCCGGCTGACGTTTCCATGATGTCGCAGGTGTCGATGCGCAAGGGTCAGGCCACAGAGCTCTGGGCTCCGCTCGACCTCGCCAAGATCAAGAATTCCAGCAACTTGCTTGAGCGCTTCATCAACAAATACCCGGATGGCCGCGTCGCCGGCATCGGCGCGGTCTCATGGTTCATCACCCTGGTCACCAACACCGATGTTTACAAGGAAGCGCCGACCAGCTGGACAGCGCTGTGGGACCCGGCCAATGCCGACAAGCTCGGTCTGCTGGCGCTCGTCTCCAACTCCTTCCTGCTCGACGTGACGGCAAAGACCTATTTCGGCGGCGCCCAGGCGCTCGACACTGAGGAGAACATCCTCAAGGTCTTCGCCAAGCTCGCCGAGCTGAAGCCGAATGTCCGCCTGTGGTATCGCGACGAGGCGCAGTTCGAACAGGCGCTAAAGTCGGGTGAAATTCCGATGGGACAGTATTATCACGACGTGACCGGCCTCGCCGCCGCGGACGGCCAACCCGTTCGCTCGACCTTCCCGAAGGAGGGCGGCATTCAGGACGCAGGCTCGTGGGCGCTGTCGAAGGCGTCGCAGAAGACGGAAGAGGCGCATATCTTCATCGACTATATGTGTCAGCCGTCCATGCAGGCCGTGCTGTCACGCAAGGTGGGCACCTCGCCAACGGTCAAGCGCGAAACGACCGACCTGAACGAGAAGGAATTTGCGGCGGTTTCCTCCGACATCGAACCGATCATTCCACACTACGACATGTACATCTCCAAGGCCGACTGGCTGAACGAGAAGTGGACGGAAATGATCGCCAGCTGA